A window of the Synechococcus sp. LTW-R genome harbors these coding sequences:
- a CDS encoding DUF2103 domain-containing protein, with protein sequence MGRLVITHSTYLEGLIPCLKKLSRVPEIDTITPAVISRVKGRAPELRLKVSIPIRGGWKLVARRGSSAQEVFVVTGLSALELEEQIQSVLTR encoded by the coding sequence ATGGGTCGGCTGGTCATCACCCACAGCACCTATCTCGAGGGTCTGATTCCCTGCCTGAAGAAGTTGTCGCGGGTGCCCGAGATCGACACGATCACGCCGGCGGTGATTTCCCGGGTCAAGGGACGGGCCCCGGAGCTGCGCCTGAAGGTCTCGATTCCGATTCGCGGCGGATGGAAGCTCGTCGCGCGCAGGGGCAGCAGCGCCCAGGAGGTGTTTGTCGTGACCGGCCTGAGCGCACTCGAACTGGAAGAGCAGATTCAGAGCGTCCTCACGCGCTGA
- the petN gene encoding cytochrome b6-f complex subunit PetN: protein MLITVGWAALAATFTFSIAMVVWGRNGDGTLNF from the coding sequence ATGCTGATCACCGTGGGCTGGGCCGCTCTTGCTGCCACTTTCACCTTCTCGATCGCCATGGTGGTGTGGGGTCGTAACGGCGACGGCACCCTCAACTTCTGA
- a CDS encoding glycine zipper 2TM domain-containing protein codes for MNRFSAVVGLSLAMSSAQVFPAMAQQVSQPGYSKTSQCFKDEYREEYVPGTKDSPGYLKKWSEKVEIPCDAPTAVEGTIQDPTSSKKVDDNSCIEGSVIGGLLGAGAGAALSRGNGRWIGVPVGAAAGALVGCQVDGG; via the coding sequence TCTCCGCTGTCGTTGGGCTCTCGCTGGCGATGAGCTCAGCCCAGGTGTTCCCTGCCATGGCTCAGCAGGTCTCGCAGCCTGGTTATTCCAAGACCAGCCAGTGTTTCAAGGACGAATACCGGGAGGAGTACGTCCCTGGAACTAAGGACTCCCCGGGCTACCTCAAGAAGTGGAGCGAGAAGGTCGAGATCCCCTGCGACGCCCCGACCGCAGTCGAGGGCACCATTCAAGACCCGACGTCATCCAAAAAGGTGGACGACAACAGCTGCATTGAGGGCTCCGTCATCGGTGGCCTCCTGGGTGCCGGTGCTGGAGCGGCCCTCTCCCGTGGCAATGGCCGCTGGATCGGCGTTCCCGTCGGAGCTGCGGCTGGTGCCCTGGTCGGCTGCCAAGTGGATGGCGGCTGA
- a CDS encoding helix-hairpin-helix domain-containing protein: MVWQRIRSLLSSSPRLERDAPPLPSDETTVTSLQTIAYWRYHARLSFQTPLTCLKRDGEVRRQHPPEFQPMQRSGKGCGDWIPYRSDGFVAVAELSSTQMESWTAESGIQREPKLRLLIRFREIFESKVLHVDQKLMQIYALVDQDGFRAVASSLMGEHFPDDVFIAELTKLRGIGLQKAHLLWNAGLRTPAMVQAASDAELRGIRGIGPKLIAQLRSQAVA; the protein is encoded by the coding sequence ATGGTTTGGCAGCGGATCCGCTCTCTTCTGTCGTCGTCGCCCCGGCTGGAGCGCGACGCGCCGCCGTTGCCCAGTGACGAGACAACCGTCACGTCGTTGCAGACCATTGCCTATTGGCGTTATCACGCCCGGCTCAGTTTTCAGACGCCCCTGACCTGCCTGAAGCGAGACGGTGAGGTCAGAAGACAGCATCCGCCCGAGTTCCAACCGATGCAGCGCAGTGGCAAGGGATGCGGCGATTGGATTCCCTATCGATCCGATGGCTTTGTCGCGGTGGCTGAACTCAGCTCCACTCAGATGGAGTCCTGGACCGCCGAGTCAGGCATCCAACGTGAGCCCAAGCTCAGGCTTTTGATTCGCTTCCGCGAGATCTTCGAGAGCAAGGTCCTGCACGTGGATCAGAAACTCATGCAGATCTATGCCCTGGTGGATCAGGACGGCTTTCGCGCGGTCGCCTCCAGCCTGATGGGTGAGCACTTTCCAGATGACGTCTTTATTGCTGAGCTGACCAAGCTGCGGGGGATTGGTCTGCAAAAAGCTCACCTTCTTTGGAATGCGGGCCTTCGGACACCGGCCATGGTTCAAGCGGCTTCCGATGCCGAACTGCGTGGAATTCGCGGCATCGGCCCCAAGTTGATCGCTCAGCTTCGTTCCCAGGCCGTGGCCTGA
- a CDS encoding DUF1651 domain-containing protein, giving the protein MSGHGWLQDPATHATKRFHCDEKSWAQDPMVFVDSGRPLPGQPPLLQSRDHLHRDQAIELWRTLLIRGWTEVRPQWGLELEV; this is encoded by the coding sequence ATGTCAGGCCACGGTTGGCTCCAAGATCCCGCCACGCACGCGACCAAGCGCTTCCACTGCGACGAAAAAAGTTGGGCGCAAGACCCGATGGTCTTCGTCGATTCAGGGCGACCTCTTCCAGGGCAGCCCCCTTTGCTCCAGTCCCGTGATCACCTCCACCGAGACCAGGCAATTGAGCTTTGGCGGACTCTTCTAATCCGCGGCTGGACCGAAGTCAGGCCCCAGTGGGGTCTTGAGCTTGAGGTCTGA
- the clpS gene encoding ATP-dependent Clp protease adapter ClpS has protein sequence MQPIRSISSSPGGQAVMERQQVRAPYPTGRVIVLNDDHNTFQHVVEVLVKYIPDMVSDRAWELAHQIDSQGSAVVWSGPLEQAELYHQLLAAEGLTMAPVERG, from the coding sequence ATGCAACCCATCCGCTCCATCAGCTCCTCTCCCGGCGGACAGGCCGTCATGGAGCGACAACAGGTCCGAGCGCCCTATCCAACGGGTCGCGTGATCGTGCTGAACGACGACCACAACACCTTTCAGCATGTCGTGGAGGTCCTGGTCAAATACATCCCCGACATGGTCTCCGATCGCGCCTGGGAGTTGGCCCATCAGATCGATTCCCAGGGTTCAGCCGTCGTCTGGAGCGGGCCGCTGGAGCAGGCCGAGCTCTACCACCAGCTCCTGGCCGCCGAGGGCTTGACGATGGCGCCCGTCGAGCGGGGCTGA